The following are encoded in a window of Schistocerca cancellata isolate TAMUIC-IGC-003103 unplaced genomic scaffold, iqSchCanc2.1 HiC_scaffold_1150, whole genome shotgun sequence genomic DNA:
- the LOC126159939 gene encoding sialidase-like, whose amino-acid sequence MSLHGVPFSHGVPFSHGVPSSHGVPSSNGVPTSNGVPTSHGVPSTLGVPSLQGVPSPQDVPSSQRVPSSQGVLASQGVLSSQGVPSSQGVPSSQGVPSLQGVLSSQGVLSSQGVLSSQGVLSSQGVLSSQGVLSSQGVLSSQVQSLHAVQPSHGRQPSHGVQPSHDSAAYAWSAAFARSAAFARSAAFAWSAEFARSAAFARSAAFAWSAAFARSAAFPRSAAVARSAAFTRSAAFVRSAAFARSAAFARRAAFARSAAIARSAAFARSAAFARSAAFARSAAFARCAAFARSAAFARSAAFARNAAFARSAAFARSAAFARKASFARSAAFARSAAFARSAAFAHSADFAWSAAFLQIAAFARSAAFPRSAALGRSAAFARSAEFVRSAAFARSAAFARSAAFARSAAFARNAAFARSAAFARSAAFARKVSFARSAAFARSAAFALSAAFARSADFAWSAAFLQIAAFARSAAFAKSADFASAAFARRAAFAKSAAFARSAAFAQSAAFAGSAAFAQSAASARTAAFAWTVAFAWTVAFARSAAFARSNAFARSAAFARSAAFARSAAFARSAAFARSAAFARSAAFAMRAAFARSAAFARSAVFARSTVFARSAVFARGAVFARSAVFARSAVFARSAAFARSAAFARSAAFARSAAFARSAAFARSAAFARSAAFARSAAFARSAAFARSAAFARSAAFARSAAIAWSAALGQSAAFTRGVAFVHSAAFARSAAFARCAAFARSTAFARSAAFARSAAFASSVAFARSVAFRRSGASARGAAFARSAAFARSTAFARSAAFARSAAFARSAAFARRAAFERRAAFAGSAAFARGNAFASSAAFSGSTAFATSAAFQ is encoded by the exons ATGTCCCTGCATGGTGTGCCATTCTCACATGGTGTGCCATTCTCACATGGTGTGCCATCCTCACATGGTGTGCCATCCTCGAATGGTGTGCCAACCTCGAATGGTGTGCCAACCTCACATGGTGTGCCATCCACGCTTGGTGTGCCATCCTTGCAAGGTGTGCCATCCCCACAAGATGTGCCTTCCTCACAAAGGGTGCCATCCTCACAAGGTGTGCTGgcctcgcaaggtgtgctgtcctcgcaaggtgtgccgtcctcgcaaggtgtgccgtcctcgcaaggtgtgccatccttgcaaggtgtgctgtcctcacaaggtgtgctgtcctcacaaggtgtgctgtcctcacaaggtgtgctgtcctcacaaggtgtgctgtcctcacaaggtgtgctgtcctcacaaggtgtcctgtcctcgcaag TGCAGTCTTTGCAtgcagtgcagccttcgcatggaaggcagccttcgcatggagtgcagccttcgcatgataGTGCAGCctacgcatggagtgcagccttcgcaaggagtgcagccttcgcaaggagtgctgccttcgcatggagtgctgaattcgcacggagtgctgccttcgcacggagtgctgcctttgcatggagtgctgcctttgcacggagtgctgccttcccaaggagtgctgccgtcgcaaggagtgctgccttcacaaggagtgctgccttcgtaaggagtgctgccttcgcaaggagtgctgcctttgcaaggagagctgccttcgcaaggagtgctgccatcgcaaggagtgctgccttcgcaaggagtgctgcctttgcaaggagtgctgccttcgcaaggagtgctgccttcgcaaggtgtgctgccttcgcaaggagtgctgcctttgcaaggagtgctgccttcgcaaggaacgctgcctttgcaaggagtgctgcctttgcaaggagtgctgccttcgcacggaaagcatcctttgcaaggagtgctgcctttgcacggagtgctgccttcgcacggagtgcagcctttgcacatagtgctgactttgcatggagtgctgcctttctacagattgctgccttcgcaaggagtgctgccttcccaaggagtgctgccttaggacggagtgctgccttcgctaggagtgctgaattcgtacggagtgcagccttcgcaaggagtgcagccttcgcaaggagtgctgccttcgcaaggagtgctgctttcgcaaggaacgctgcctttgcaaggagtgctgcctttgcaaggagtgctgccttcgcacggaaagtatccttcgcaaggagtgctgcctttgcacggagtgctgccttcgcactgagtgcagccttcgcacgtagtgctgactttgcatggagtgctgcctttctacagattgctgccttcgcaaggagtgctgccttcgcaaagagtgctgacttcgcaag tgctgccttcgcaaggagggctgccttcgcaaagagtgctgccttcgcaaggagtgctgcctttgcacagagtgctgcctttgcagggagtgctgcctttgcacagagtgctgcctccgcaaggactgctgcctttgcatggactgttgcctttgcatggactgttgcctttgcaaggagtgctgccttcgcaaggagtaatgccttcgcaaggagtgctgccttcgcaaggagtgctgccttcgcaaggagtgctgccttcgcaaggagtgctgccttcgcaaggagtgctgccttcgcaaggagtgctgccttcgcaatgagggctgccttcgctaggagtgctgccttcgcaaggagtgctgtcttcgcaaggagtactgtcttcgcaaggagtgctgtcttcgcaaggggtgctgtcttcgcaaggagtgctgtcttcgcaaggagtgctgtcttcgcaaggagtgctgccttcgcaaggagtgctgccttcgcaaggagtgctgccttcgcaaggagtgctgccttcgcaaggagtgctgccttcgcaaggagtgctgccttcgcaaggagtgctgccttcgcaaggagtgctgccttcgcaaggagtgctgccttcgcaaggagtgctgccttcgcaaggagtgctgccttcgcaaggagtgctgccatcgcatggagtgctgccttgggacagagtgctgccttcactaggggtgttgccttcgtacacagtgcagccttcgcaaggagtgctgccttcgcaaggtgtgctgcctttgcaaggagtactgccttcgcaaggagtgctgccttcgcaaggagtgctgccttcgctagcagtgttgccttcgcaaggagtgttgcgttcagaaggagtggtgcctccgcaaggggtgctgccttcgcaaggagtgctgcctttgcaaggagtactgccttcgcaaggagtgctgccttcgcaaggagtgctgccttcgcaaggagtgctgccttcgcgaggagggctgccttcgagaggagggctgccttcgcagggagtgctgccttcgcaaggggtaatgccttcgcaagtagtgctgccttctcagggagtactgcctttgcaacgagtgctgccttccaatga
- the LOC126159938 gene encoding trophinin-like, giving the protein MSAAFARSAAFARSAAFAGSAASATNAAFARCAAFARSAAFARSAAITRSAAFARSAAFAKRAAFTKREYCLCNECCLPMSAAFARIAAFARSAAFARSAAFASRAAFVGSAVFIRGFAFARSAAFARSAAFARSAAFTWSVSLLRSAGFASSAAIARSAAFARRADFAGSAAFAGSAAFARSGAFTRSAAFAGRAASARSADFARSAAFARSAAFAGSAAFARSAAFARSAAFARSAAIARTVAFARSAAFARRAAFAKRAAFAGSAAFARGNAFASSSGFASSAAFAKSAAFARSAAFARSAAFAMRAAFAMSAAFARSAAFARSAAFARKAAFARSAAFARSAVFARSAVFARSAVFARSAAFAGSAAFARSAAFARSAAFPRSAALGQSAAFARSVAFVHSAAFARSAAFARCAAFARSTAFARSAAFARSAAFASSVAYARSAAFRMSGASARGDAFARSAAFARSTAFARRAAFARSAAFARSVALAKRAAFARRAAFAGSAAFARSDVFARRAAFEKRAAFAGNAAFARGNAFASSAAFSGSTAFATSAAFQ; this is encoded by the coding sequence atgagtgctgccttcgcaaggagtgctgctttcgcaaggagtgctgccttcgcagggagtgctgcatctgcaacgaatgctgccttcgcaaggtgtgctgccttcgcaaggagtgctgcctttgcaaggagcgctgccatcacaaggagtgctgccttcgctaggagtgctgccttcgcaaagagggctgccttcacaaagagggagtactgcctttgcaacgagtgctgccttccaatgagtgctgcctttgcaaggattgctgccttcgcaaggagtgctgccttcgcaaggagtgctgccttcgcatcgagggctgcctttgtagggagtgctgtcttcataAGGGGTTTTGcattcgccaggagtgctgcctttgcaaggagtgctgctttcgcaaggagtgctgccttcacttgGAGTGTTTCCCTTctaaggagtgctggcttcgcaagcagtgctgccatcgctaggagtgctgctttcgcaaggagggctgacttcgcagggagtgctgcctttgcaggaagtgctgccttcgcaaggagtggtgccttcacaaggagtgctgctttcgcagggagagctgcatccgcaaggagtgctgacttcgcaaggagtgctgccttcgcaaggagtgctgccttcgcagggagtgctgccttcgcaaggagtgctgccttcgcaaggagtgctgcctttgcaaggagcgctgccatcgcaaggactgttgccttcgctaggagtgctgccttcgcaaggagggctgcgttcgcaaagagggctgccttcgcagggagtgctgccttcgcaaggggtaatgccttcgcaagtagttctggattcgcaagtagtgctgccttcgcaaagagtgctgccttcgcaaggagtgctgccttcgcaaggagtgctgcctttgcaatgagggctgccttcgctatgagtgctgccttcgcaaggagtgctgccttcgcaaggagtgctgccttcgcaaggaaagctgccttcgcaaggagtgctgccttcgcaaggagtgctgtctttgcaaggagtgctgtctttgcaaggagtgctgtcttcgcaaggagtgctgccttcgcagggagtgctgccttcgcaaggagtgctgccttcgcaaggagtgctgccttcccaaggagtgctgccttgggacagagtgctgccttcgctaggagtgttgcattcgtacacagtgcagccttcgcaaggagtgctgccttcgcaaggtgtgctgcctttgcaaggagtactgccttcgcaaggagtgctgccttcgcaaggagtgctgccttcgctagcagtgttgcctacgcaaggagtgctgcgttcagaatgagtggtgcctccgcaaggggtgatgccttcgcaaggagtgctgcctttgcaaggagtactgccttcgcaaggagggctgccttcgcaaggagtgctgccttcgctaggagtgttgccctcgcaaagagggctgccttcgcaaggagggctgccttcgcagggagtgctgccttcgctaggagtgatgtcttcgcaaggagggctgccttcgagaagagggctgccttcgcagggaatgctgccttcgcaaggggtaatgccttcgcaagtagtgctgccttctcaggcagtactgcctttgcaacgagtgctgccttccaatga